In Longimicrobium sp., the DNA window GTCGAAGTCCTCGCCGAACGCCGAGTTGTCGTCGGTGCGCAGCCCCGCCGTGATGAACAGGCGGTCGCGCCAGCCGAGCTGCTCCTGCGCGAAGAAGCCCACCGTGCTCTGCTCCGACTTCCCCTCGCTGGCCGTGTTGGTGACCGCCAGGCCGATCAGGCTCACGTTGTTGCTGGGCAGCCCCTCGGCGTTGCCCTGCAGCGAGCCGAAGCGGTTGGCGATCACCTGCGTGCCGAAGGTGAACTCCGAGCTCAGGTCGCGCCGGAAGTCGGCGGAGAGGGTGCCCGCGTAGTCGAAGGTGTAGAGCCGCGCCACCGGCTTGTACTGGTAGCGGGCGCCGGTCGCCGCCACCGCGCCGTAGGGCGCCTTCCCGGTGAGGTCGATCTCGAAGAACCGCACGTTGTCGCGGTTGCTGTAGTCGAAGCCGCCCGAGATCCGGTTGCGGAACCAGGAGAACGGCTGCCAGCGGACCGTCGACGAGAAGATGAAGCGGTCGGTGCGGGTCTCGTCGTCGAACGCGTTGATCTCGGTGGGGGAGAGGTTCGCCCAGCCGATCCCGAAGTTCCCCTGGCGCCCGGGGATGGCCCGGTTGGCGTTGCGGGTGACGCTGTTCGACGAGTTGTCGGAGAGCGGCAGCCGGGTCCACATGCGGTAGTAGCCCGAGTTCACGTCCAGGCTCAGCTTGTCCGACGGGGCCACGGTGAAGTTGCCGCGGGCCGCGATCCGCTCGAACTCGTTGTTGAAGACCACGCCGTCGTTGTTGTCGAGCGTGCCGCTCAGGAAGAAGCCGAAGCGCTCGCCGCCGCCGCGGGCGTCCAGGTGGTACATGCGGTTGTGCCCGGTGCGCAGCGCCGCGGGGTCCTGGCGCAGCAGGTCGGCCGAGATCAGCGACCCCGCCGCTACGCCCTGGCACCCGGGCCACACGGGCTGGTTCGGGAAGAACTGGTGGTTGGCCGGGAAGCGCTCGTCGATGCGCGCCTGCGTGCAGAGCGAGTAGTTGGTGAAGGTGCGCGCGCCCCACTCCTGCTCGCCGTAGCTGGCGCGGCCGGAGAGCTGGATGCGCTGCTGGCCGGGGCGGCCCTTCTTGGTGATGATCTGGATCACGCCGTTGGCCGCGTCGGCGCCGTAGAGCGTGGCGGCGGCGGGGCCCTTGATCACCTCGATGCTCTCGATCTCCTGGGGGGAGATGGCGTCGAGCGCCGACTGCGACTGGCCGGAGAGGTCGAAGCCGCCCTGGGTGCCGCCGAACATGCGCACGCCGTCGATGACGTACACGGGGGCGGCCCCGGCGCTGATCGAGCTGACGCCGCGGATGCGCACGCGCGCCGCCGTCCCCTCGGTGCCCGCGGGCGCGGCCACCTGCACCCCCGGCACCCGCGACTGCAGCGCCGCGGTGACGTTGGTGATGGAGGGGGTGCGCTCGATGATCTCGGCGGTGGGGATCTGGGCCACCGCGTTGGGGATCTCGCGGCGCGTGGCCTCGCCGGTGGGCGAGGCGGTGGCCACCACACCCTCCAGGTTGATGGCCTGCTCGCTCAGGGTGAAGTTCTGGGTCAGCTCGCCGCCGTTCAGGGCGACGGACTCCTCCTGCG includes these proteins:
- a CDS encoding SusC/RagA family TonB-linked outer membrane protein, with protein sequence MFLAALFGLAVTPLAVLAQERTTITGTVRTPGGAPVASATVRVQGTTTGAVTTASGTYRLAVTGAAGQRVTLRASKVGHSAQEESVALNGGELTQNFTLSEQAINLEGVVATASPTGEATRREIPNAVAQIPTAEIIERTPSITNVTAALQSRVPGVQVAAPAGTEGTAARVRIRGVSSISAGAAPVYVIDGVRMFGGTQGGFDLSGQSQSALDAISPQEIESIEVIKGPAAATLYGADAANGVIQIITKKGRPGQQRIQLSGRASYGEQEWGARTFTNYSLCTQARIDERFPANHQFFPNQPVWPGCQGVAAGSLISADLLRQDPAALRTGHNRMYHLDARGGGERFGFFLSGTLDNNDGVVFNNEFERIAARGNFTVAPSDKLSLDVNSGYYRMWTRLPLSDNSSNSVTRNANRAIPGRQGNFGIGWANLSPTEINAFDDETRTDRFIFSSTVRWQPFSWFRNRISGGFDYSNRDNVRFFEIDLTGKAPYGAVAATGARYQYKPVARLYTFDYAGTLSADFRRDLSSEFTFGTQVIANRFGSLQGNAEGLPSNNVSLIGLAVTNTASEGKSEQSTVGFFAQEQLGWRDRLFITAGLRTDDNSAFGEDFDFVVYPKLGASWVVSEEPFFSVPGVDQLRLRAAWGRAGNAPDPYSAERNFAVTNVVQSDLTARPALVTSSFGNPELHAEKGEEYELGFDGSFLNGRIGVDFTFYNKLTKDALIPVPAAPSSGFTASVLQNVGEISNRGTELALDILAVETENFTWTSRVSHSTNRNRLESWGGVRDEPIFTGFSLTNVGVRIAEGAPLGQFYGTVPSVDPVTGELLRDAQGNLIVTRDTVYFGNNQPTRTLSWDNTFRVFRNLALGFQLDHQGGLYQINLTRRTRTLDQVTRETVDPAADSLQRRILLSGAGAQWIEKADFVKLREISASYTLPSRFARRMGGEAVILTVSARNLKTWTDYTGTDPEVNAAVSDFTLAETNSIPPTRRVTASVTVRF